GTCTAAATGTTTCTGGTGATTTTCAAAATGTAAAAGATCACACGCCTCAAAGATTGGCTCTGTGCGTGTCTGTTGTGTGATTGATTGATCATACACAGTTTGGTCATATCTGGATCCATATGTTCTTAACAGTTTAATACTTGATACGTGGGCCAATGGCTCACACGcgatattaaatttattttctattCGTGCATCTTTTCTTAACATGATATTAGAGCACAAAACTATTGTTATGTGTTGAACTACTCTATAAGTCACTcaataattttttgtaaatttcaCGTTACAGTTGTTCGTTTTTAGGCCTGAGTGAGTGTATTAGATATCCAACAATCAACATCAGTTAGATTAACTCCTTGAGAGTTTGTATATATAAACTTGCGTAATCTTCCTTCTTGAACGAACTTTTTCAGGTGGAGTTAGATTCAAATCTCGATCTTGACACATTTGTACGTATTAATGTATAGATATCCTTAAAACCAAAAGAAACATATATAAGAGGTTAAGAGTTCCTCAAGTACTCCTGTATCAATATGCTAAAATAAGAGctgtgttttttttaattaaatcggATTTTAGTATATTTTCTCCTCAAATTACAAGTATTTTCTCGTAAAATTGCAGCACATGTTTTGTAAGTATAGAAGCAATGGGGACCATCATTACTAATATCGAAAGTTATAGTTGATTCCAAAATTGTATAGTGACATATATAGCACCATGTTCTAATTGTTATTCCATAACAGTATATTTTCTGCGTGCCGACACCTAGGAACCAGAACAAAGCATTCATTTGAAGTGCCTAAATCTTGTGTTAACTGATAGAATTatgtaaatattttcctttcAAGTACACttggtttttaatttttatattcccTTTCTTGTACCAGAACAAAGAATACCATAGACAGGTACAGGCAGTTCCATTCCAAGAATACAATCGAAGGAGAAGATGGTGAACATGAAAGCCAGGTCTAATTTGTTTCATCTAATGTCTTACTTTGCTATCGGCGTTTTGCAAATGTTTCGTGGCATTACCTCACTACATTAGATCTTATTTTACTCTAATTACAAAGTATAATAATGActctaaaaaaatataaataggcAGGTATACATTTATACCATACAAGCTAGCCATGTCTGCTCCTTGAACACCTTTAAGCTAAGGGCCTACCCATCATACACACACATCACATTAATCCAAATTGTCGCAGCATTAAAAATAAGAAGCAGACAGAGCGAAATAATAAAAGTCAATCtactaataaaattataaagTATATCTAAACATAGGAAAGCACCACTTGAATCTGGATAATCTTTATACCCTACCAAGATTAATTAAATGATATGGAAAATTCTGTCAAAACAAGTAAGGTCCGCCCCACCCGccacataatataaataaatagattgagTTGACAATATCGTACCCCGTCAAATCTAATACAAAATTGACTAGTCCTGTCCCCTCCTTGCAGCAACGGGTTATGAGCCAGCCAGCCCGTCCGTCCCGCTAGCACATTTGACATTGCTAACCAAATAATGTCTGTTTCTTTATGATACACCCTTTCCAATATGATCATCCGAtcatgatatacttgttttgaTTGCacttaattatttgaaaaatctCCATATCCTTGTGATGCACATGTTCGATCTAATCCATCTAATTGTGATTGCACCTAACCTAATACCCCATGACCGATATATTCAGTTAATCTGAGGGTTTAATTTCTTAAATTGTTCATGCAAAGTGCAGTCTATTTGCCAAGCTGTGACGAAGTTAAACGCCAAATATCAATCCCTTCAACTTCTAAATAGGTCAGTATATATATTTTGCCATCAACTTAGCGTTGTTAACTTTTAGGGTTACTCGTGTTTTACCCCTTCCAAAACTTTCTTATTTAATTTCTCCCGACTTTTGTtctgttatatatatattgtatcaGTTCAACCACTATACTAGCGTCTATTCGCACATGATAGGCATGTACGTATTAAAATTTGTTTATGTAGAATAATGTTCCTATGAAATATGTAGAGATGTTATACAGATGATATATAGCGTCTCTTgacaaaatgttattttatgtgaaatttaattttcaatatcGTATTTCTAACATATTACCCGCAATTTATGTAAGGCACTTACTTGGAGAAGATCTAGGATCCCTTAGTTTGAAGAAATTGAGAAACCTTGAGAAACAAATCGAGGGAACCCTGTCAAAAGCAAGGAAATGTAAGGTACCAATTAGTGCTCATAAATCGTTTTTGTATAACCTGTTGggagtacaagtattttttttatttttctttaatttgcaCGATTAGTATTTTTTTCACATAtaactcatttttttttttgaagtattTTGTCAAAATTATTAGTTAGAATGCCATTTGTGTCATTATCTCTTATTGATGTAGCATGAATATATGATTTAAACAACTTGAGATTTTTCTaagtattatataataataaaaaggtCCCGAAGcatataaaaatgaaaatatatatctatatatgtgTGATATTCATGCCATTCATTTCTAACTCTGTATTGTTTGGCAAatgaaattttaatatattaaatgcAGACCAAGAAGATGCTGGAACGGGTGGAAGCTTTACGAAAATTGGTAACACATGCATTCACTGTCACACAAAGAGATGTCAAAACAGGTTATCGTGATGGTGCGGCCTGTATTTTTGACGGGTTTTAGGTGGCGAGATGGGCCGCCTTGCATGCATTATTAACAATGCATAATTTGGTGCGTTAGGGCGGATTGTCCGTCATTTTGGCGAGTTGAGAAATTATCAACTCAATTCGTCTATTTTATATGACGGACAGACTCGGTCTACTTTGACATCTCTATGCACATACTTTCATATTACACACATATATTAATGGGACGATATTACTACTCATCTTTGTGTTTTTACTGTGTTATCAGGACACTGAACTTGAACAACAAAATAAAGAGCTTAAAGAGAAGGTTATCCATAAATTTTGATTTGACTTTTCATCACTTTAATCTGCCAGTTTAAATTGAACTATTTTCCACGATACAAAAATTCAacgggtcaattttgtgagacgaactCCTATATAACTCGATTTATgaaatagtattacttttttatgtcaaaagtatcactttttgtTCTAAATATGGACTCGATCGACATGTCTCATTGATATAGATTCGTGAGATTGTCTAACAAAAATCTATTATTTCCACAATTGTGTTCATGAACCATACATGCTGATGAATGACgcctattattttatttttctgggAAAGTTAAAATCCCATCTAACATATATATTgattaattcatttttatattttaaaatttgataattttttttaaaattatatatggGATGACTCCTTGGAGCAAAAATATTTATGGAtacctatttttttttaatttttctatgAAATTTTCCCTATTTTATTTCAAGGACACCAATAGGtataaaatgaaatgaaatatCTGAATTGTTCAACTTGTGAGACTTTAATAATATTATTCTATAAATGTTTGTTTGAAATTCCAGATTGATAAAGAAATGCAACTGCAAGAAGGAAATTACCGTCGTCGAGGCTCGTTGTGATCAGCAGCGCTAATCACAGAAATTGGTAAATTTCCGCCTTCAATAATTTTGGCCATTTATTTTAAGGATATTTTGGAAACAAATATCATATAATTTGAtgtctttattttttaaaaaaaaaaaattgttattaCAAATAGTAGAATGGATTTTCAACAAGAGAATTATTGGTATGATGGATTTTTTGTTATGaaatttatatcattcatgGTTATAATTAACTTCCCCCACCAAACATGTACGAAATATATCACCCGGAGCTGCTAATTAATTAAAGTCTCtccaaataaattttaaatggatcccttgcattttttattaaatttttttgaacgaaaaaaaaaactttttttatttaattactttcaatgaattaaattgattattaatttatttgaaaggaatttaataacatttTGTGTAACAGGTATTGATTTGGCTTAGAATTTGGATGCAAATGAAACAAGAGATGGATAAAGAGAGACAGAAGAAAGAGATTAGATTATTTTTTCTTCGCCTATCATCACTctttatttgaaataaaaatgaaaactcGAAATAATTTCAGACTTGGTAATTAATTTCTCGCAaactttttcttcaattttttttacatgTCAGTGGCTTGGAGATTCATTTAACATCGTACGTACTTCTGATTCATCCGACCATATctaaaatcaggaaaaaaaaaattctccagATGGTTTTCCttttattaaattatcaaaaaaaattaaaattaaatcgcCGGTTGCAGGGATATCTTAAGACAGGGGAGTGATTAATCTAGACATTACATACTTATTTTAGATGTTCGATTTCACCCAAAAAGTACGTGTATTTATCTCTCCACAGCTTCACTAACTAGctacaaaaattaatataatttttcatcgtaaatttttttatactcTTTAAAAGTATATTTGGATTGatgaatttcaattttttttatacctTGTTTCGATGGACaaaattacaaaaatcaatataatttttcatcgtgaattttttttatactcTTTAAAAGTAGGGGAAGATGGTGAAAAATCCccaatcaaaacatttctttggGTTCACTCCTTACTCACAAAATTgtgtactatgtcatacaaaatgtggtacaatTCATGTGGAAATgcggtacacttcatgtggaaatgtggtacttaAAAAGTACCcagggactgaacacaaaaaaaaaaatcgacggtTGAGAACTGAAGGCCAATTTCCCGTTATATGCTTGGATTGatggattttaattttttttttttgtttcgatTGACAAAACTGAAATACAGTTCAAATCCATCCGATACCAAGTTgtggtgaatttttttttagctTGTTTCGATTGACAAAACTGAAATACATTTCAAATCCATCCAATACCAAGTTGTGGTGAATTTTAAATACATCCAAGATGAGTGTCGTATCCATAGTTCAGATCATTCCCATTTCAAATCTCACCATCATGTGGATCTtacttttttaaaagaaaaaaaacaatgaaaataaaagaaaaaaatcctTCATTGTTTTTTTCACTCGGGAACTGCTGAAAgcgaaaaagaaaagaaaagatttTGCATTTTCAAAACTTATACGTTCAGAAAGATTATATATGGTTCAAATTTGGCGTCAACTAGTAGGTAAGTCAAGCACAGGATAGAAATTACAGAACAAAAAGATGGAGCAACTGATAATTACCATGCGATCATTTAATATAGAAAAACATGAATTGAAAGACATCATTTAAGAACACAATATATATCGATCTTTCGAAGAATGAAAAATTTACTTGGAGATGGAGAATTGACGGGAAACGATTGAGAGCCACCTTCATCAGTCATCACCACTTCCGTAAAGCTCCTGGGATAATGGGAGCTAGAAGGCCATTTGTCAGCAGCGATCTATCCATACGTACAGTCCATTGAAACAAGTAgaatttgcataatattatcttctaagatatatattttatgttcCTGCCCGATATCTCtcaataatattttcatttaaaaagTAAAACCCCAAAAGAAAAGGCAATCACCCAGAAATAAGCAGAAAGAACTTGTGTATATGCGTACATGCTGTACGTGCAGAACCAGTGCTTTAGAAACTAATATAAAAAAGATGgcttatataatatatatgattGTACGTCTCCACCGCACAATCAATACACGAAAAACTCTgtaatattcaaatatatatatatatattatattatattattatatttgagATAGTTAGAATGACTAATTAatctattttaataattatatatatattaataaagtattaaaattttaatacaaGTAACATGTATCTTAGTGGATAGTGTTTTAAGTTACATGATCAATTTTtatttgggtttttttttttcatttctttttctatttatgcatatatcaaaattgtattgtattttctcacttttttatataattatattttgatcctcgTTTAAATATAAGTCAAATAaactataaaaaaatatgatataatcatgcaacaagTGCATTAATGCACTAGTATATATATGGACCAAGTCAAGATTCAAAAGTACATGGTGTGGCTTCGCCTCCTGGTTATAATAGGATGAGAGTATTCGGTTAAAACAAAACTGACTTTCTAAAATCGAattaactaattttttttttgacaaaccGAAAAATAAGTTACTCCAGTCAATAACCGAATCAACCGAactttatgatttttatttaaaaataaagttttcttttttaaaaaatgtaatatgaaaattgaattaaataaattttaattctatttaaaaatatatttttatttataatagaATTATCCAATAAAATTTTCTTAGAAATTTGTAATATTTATAtctttataatatttattagaaaatttaataataataaaaaaattataagagTTTGGTTTGTCTGATTAatagaaattttatattaaaatcgaACTGAACCGAACTAAACGATATTATAAAAACTAAAACTAAACATCAGAATAAATCGAATCggtttattaatattaattcagTTCAGTAAGTAATTTTGGTTGAAATCAATATCTTAATCACTCTAAACTATAAATAATGTATGTTCATTACTTGTACTTATATGTGaattcttttattttaaaaataactttataatttttttcttcattttctaaGCTACTTAACTAGAAAAATTCAATTATCTCAAAAATTCCGAACAAAGAATTTCTTAAAAAATCTCATAATTATTCAAAAAATTTGTTATTCTAATTAAAAAATCGCAATACATGCACaataataattacaatatcaataattctcaaatatttcaattaatCGATTCTTTTTCTCAAAATTCACAGCAACAGAGTTTTAAGATAAAAATctaaactctaaaattcatataCATCCTAAGTCAATATTATCGACTCAAATAATCACAACTAAAATATTCAacataattttataattgtCAAATTTTACctcaaaatcaaataatttcagaATCTACAAAACCAACCAATAGACGAGAATAAAATGTGATTTGTGGGGTGgttctattttaaaattttaacatcaGACTGAAAAAAAGACAAAACAAAActagtaattttttttcaaaaagaaataGGTAAACTCAACTAACATAGATAATGGAATGGCATTAATATACAACAACTGATATGTATACAGTTAGTGCTCAGCAGCGGAGCCATGGCGGCCGAAGGAGAAAAAGAAATGTGGCGTTGGATTAAAGATTGCAAATTTATAAATGAAGGTGACAAACTACATTCACTGTGACACAGTGTGATCTATCtgataatattttaaaagaattttttcTGGTTTACCTATGTACATCACACGGTAATTATATCATAAAAGACAGATATTTAATGAGCTACGCTGGGCCTTGAATCTTGAATACATGTATACCTACCGTTTGAAAATAACCCACTGGTCCATTTTTAGATGCTGTTTGCGTACACTTACATTGACATTGAATATCATACAGTACTCGTAAAATTCAATACTATTCGACAGCTTCCACGCTTGCATTGAAGTATGCTTCGGACGTGGTTTAAGAGTTGGAGTCgaattcaaataaattttcgGCTTATGTTTTACTTTCAGTATTACTATTACATGCATTATCTCAAGCAAGATTTTTTTATTGCCATTACACACGAGTACTCTTGGTTGTTAGAAGTATTTAATGCATTATGCTGCATTAATATATATCACGTGTATATTTACCTAATAAAAATCTAAGAGTGTTGATGAACTTTATGTATTGGTAAAAAGCACTGAGTATCTAGTACTTCACCATAGCATGTAAGCCGGACCCGAGTTTCGCCGAATTATTCACAGTCGCTTGGCCTAGTGGCAAGGGTGTGAGACGTGCTAATTATCTAATTTGGTGGATAGTTTTTAATGAGATGTATATATCTAAAGTGAGTTTGATGTGATATTTTGTTTTCTAAAAGGTCATGTGATTTTTAGTATTGTGAAAGATcaaataaccattatttttaTTCTTGAAATATCGAATAAATTTGCTTTTCTGAGATATCAAATAACATTTGACATTCTGAAAGGTTGACATTTTTCCTATAAATATACATATCATCCTCATTTCAAATGAATAACTTGAAAGAACTTTTTCTCTTAACTTTCTTCCTCGCTCGACTTCTGTCACTGCTATTTCTTCTAAATCGtgttgaagttcaaatattatTCATTTCGTATATATCAGACTTTGTGCTAAGTTGTTGCAGGCATCATCGTTGTATCCTGAGAAGTGATATTCCATAGTGAATCTCATATCACCGTAAGAAGAGAtaaatatgttttaaaataattgtacCATATTATATTACATATCTCAGTTTagttttgttttcttttaagTTTATCTCTACAAGATCGATATATATtggtttaaatattatatgaaatttaatttattttattagtaATTGTATTGTAATTTACAATGATAGCATCAGTCAATATTTCAAATAGTAGCAATTTTTTTCCCAACAATAAAAATGGATTGAAAAATCAACATAGTTGAAAAGTCTGTGAAATTGGATTATGTAGTAATTTAAAACCTACTCCTCAATCCCAATCCAATCAATAAAGTGGGAATTAGGAGCTTTGAGGTTTCTATGTAATACACAGGGTAACAAATGAGCATATAAAGTAGACATTTAAGCAGGGTGTGTGTGTGAAAATTTAATGTCATTTAATCTAtaggaaaaattattatttttcgttATTTATATTTGTCTATTTCTAATTTTGATTtgtcaattttaattttagtttgTTTCCTATAATCATTTTTCTTACTCGACCTTAATGTGATATCAATGCAGTATTGATGTAGCGTTGATGCATATGATATTACATCAATATTTCCTATGTAAAATGACTAAGATATTTCTTTTGGATTTATGATATGGAAGGAAAAGGAGGGAGAGATAacagaattttaaaattttggttgATTAGGATATTTTAATGGAAGGAAATGGAAAGAAAATTAGTTAGATATTTAGAACAAAAATTTAAACGTAAAAATCTTCTCTCTTTTCTCGTctcttatttttatttcttttccaCTTTCGATATCCCCAACtaagcttaaaattatttaagaaatacaaaattaaaatttaatgatataaaaattcaaaatgcaaaACGATAAAATCACATaaccaaaaatacatttttcccTAATTCATaagtggttttttttttttttgaaaggaTGAGTTTCTTCTGATGAAAAAGCTGATAAGAGATAAGGTTATCTATCCAAATTCATGGAGACAAATAATCCTCATTTCCTTGCATAAACCCACAAAGTTATCATCCAATATTCCTCCATCCCCAAAACTATGATGAATTATCGAACCCAGATCCTGAATCCGCGTATCTTGCACAATATTTGCGCTAAAACTACAAATTTATCTCCGCATTTTCCAACCAAACCCGAAGCTCCAAAAAACAACCCTTTTCACCGCTCACAACGCTGTAAATCAGCAACAAAAAGCAGTGTCTACTATTTCCGTTAACGAAACAGAAATCTCAAATATTGATGTAATAAACGTAAAGTTGAAGACTTTAGGAGGTTGTAAACTTGGGATTTCAAGGTATCCTGATTTTGAGTATGACGCCCAAGGGGGTTCAGGCACTGGGAAAGCTACACTACCAGTTTCGAATAATAGTAACGATCGTCTGAGCGGTGAAGTTTTTGTGGACTTCGACGTTAATACGCTGTACATCCCGGCCGTGTCGACCGCCACAACTAAATTTTTGAGACTGCCTCTGCCACCGTTTTTAACATCCACATTGTTCCGGAGATCTTAAGTGGGAAAATCAACACAGAATCCGGCCAGGTATATAGATTTATTCTGGAACTCCTATTCATGTCAATCTTAGAATTAATTACTTGAACTGATCAGTAAAAGTATATAAGTGAAAGATATGTACGATATTATTACAATCAAAATTCGGTAAAAAAGCGGATGAAACAAGGAAGTTACAGAAAGAAAACAGCATATGATGTCTGAAAAAATATATTCTGAcaaactttaaatattttactgaacACTGTGAATCCATGAAAATGT
This genomic interval from Primulina eburnea isolate SZY01 chromosome 16, ASM2296580v1, whole genome shotgun sequence contains the following:
- the LOC140817211 gene encoding agamous-like MADS-box protein MADS3 isoform X1; its protein translation is MGRGKVVLERISNKVNRQVTFGKRKKGLLKKASELSVLCDAEVALILFSNEGKLFHFGSTGTKNTIDRYRQFHSKNTIEGEDGEHESQSICQAVTKLNAKYQSLQLLNRHLLGEDLGSLSLKKLRNLEKQIEGTLSKARKCKTKKMLERVEALRKLDTELEQQNKELKEKIDKEMQLQEGNYRRRGSL
- the LOC140816370 gene encoding LOW QUALITY PROTEIN: uncharacterized protein (The sequence of the model RefSeq protein was modified relative to this genomic sequence to represent the inferred CDS: inserted 1 base in 1 codon), encoding IRVSCTIFALKLQIYLRIFQPNPKLQKTTLFTAHNAVNQQQKAVSTISVNETEISNIDVINVKLKTLGGCKLGISRYPDFEYDAQGGSGTGKATLPVSNNSNDRLSGEVFVDFDVNTLYIPAVSTATTKFLRLPLPPFLXIHIVPEILSGKINTESGQVDLRLKAKFYFSVGSIYRASPLAVDTVLTSEEATGDIRGGRGARLNEQGLCKLVGVARVDPIGDLFMDSFLSLPSECLACLQATISFVK
- the LOC140817211 gene encoding agamous-like MADS-box protein MADS3 isoform X2 — encoded protein: MGRGKVVLERISNKVNRQVTFGKRKKGLLKKASELSVLCDAEVALILFSNEGKLFHFGSTGTKNTIDRYRQFHSKNTIEGEDGEHESQSICQAVTKLNAKYQSLQLLNRHLLGEDLGSLSLKKLRNLEKQIEGTLSKARKYQEDAGTGGSFTKIGNTCIHCHTKRCQNRLS